The following proteins come from a genomic window of Phnomibacter ginsenosidimutans:
- a CDS encoding SusC/RagA family TonB-linked outer membrane protein: MRKFLTTSLLALSCCIAQAQSQGKTKADSVKTTQQTIVVKGIIKDAASGKPAGGVRVSVTGFSADISDNDGSFSIKVPDLQAQLMVNGEGFQTRIVPLKGRSQVNIALNSESHESVYEAITMPTGKPLRSEVTAAASQAYFNGAWEQPAEIPDAMLQGRVAGLNSIRRSGAPGAGASLNLRGFNSLYGTNKPLLIVDNMVYDYNDYGESIIANNYTNPLVFIDAKDIENFTVLKDASSIYGTKGANGAIIITTSRARQQATKIDFGVYAGANAAPNALPVMDATAYRSYLADMLQSKGMSSAAIAAMPFMIDDKNNPQYFATHNNNNWQNKVLQNSINQNYFLKVTGGDNIATYALSMGFADNKGIIKNTDMKRYNTRFNAEMNFSQRFTGTANLSFTYNEQNLKDQGIANNTNPLYLALIKAPFYTDREVNASGEVSPNVSDVDGLGVGNPSALIDLMQAYNKYYRFFGSFGFKYEISNKLSASTLFGITYDKVRENIFVPRKGVQDDTTANAIIESRLGAQVKRLFSLYSDTRLSYDNKQNKHGFKANLGLRYQNNSAEQDIARTFNSATDELVSVQNGVSLLRQVGGNVGSWNWMNIYANAEYSYRNRFFLSLNAAMDASSRFGKQASEGIMINDVPFAVMPSVAAAWLVSSEKFMANSSISLLRFRASWSKTGNDDIGNYNSRQTYAVQNLLGMQGLVRSGIANPTLQWENVQRNNLGVDLGLMNDRIQLFADVWQNKTTKMLVYEQLATASGFNTVLTNNGGMETKGIDLALNVRVVNKPNLKWDVAVNASTYDNKMTAVPGGSFVTQFAGAGILTKEGEAANQFYGLQATGVYSTDAAAASAGLQRRMADGSLRAFTGGDVIFADLNRDKIIDDNDRTVIGNANASWIGGFSNRVAWKRFTFEALFTFSSGNDVYNYLRHQLESMSNTNNQLQSAGNRWRSNGQITNTPKASYGDPMGNAQFSSRWIEDGSYLRLRTLSVSYNVPVSGKGMVKDLNIYLHGNNLLTFTKYLGYDPEFSVNPSVFAQGIDTGLTPQFTSAMFGLKLGL; the protein is encoded by the coding sequence ATGCGTAAGTTTTTGACCACTTCTTTACTGGCACTCAGTTGTTGTATTGCACAGGCGCAAAGCCAGGGCAAAACAAAAGCCGATTCGGTAAAGACAACACAACAAACCATCGTGGTGAAAGGCATTATCAAAGATGCCGCTTCCGGAAAGCCAGCCGGTGGTGTTCGTGTTTCTGTAACAGGATTTTCTGCAGACATCTCCGATAATGATGGTAGCTTTTCTATTAAAGTGCCCGATCTGCAAGCACAGCTAATGGTGAATGGAGAAGGTTTTCAAACCAGAATAGTTCCTCTCAAAGGCCGCAGTCAGGTAAATATTGCTCTCAACAGCGAGTCGCATGAATCGGTGTATGAAGCCATCACCATGCCAACAGGTAAGCCTTTGCGTAGCGAGGTAACTGCTGCTGCATCACAAGCCTACTTTAATGGCGCCTGGGAACAACCGGCAGAAATACCTGATGCGATGTTGCAGGGCCGTGTTGCCGGCCTCAACAGCATTCGCAGAAGCGGTGCTCCCGGTGCCGGTGCCAGTTTAAATCTTCGTGGTTTCAACTCACTATATGGCACCAACAAACCACTGCTGATTGTAGACAACATGGTGTATGATTACAACGATTATGGTGAATCTATCATTGCTAATAACTACACCAACCCACTGGTATTTATTGATGCAAAAGACATTGAGAATTTTACAGTGTTGAAAGATGCATCATCCATTTACGGTACAAAAGGTGCCAATGGGGCCATCATCATTACCACCAGCCGAGCCAGACAACAAGCTACCAAAATTGATTTTGGGGTGTATGCCGGTGCCAATGCGGCTCCCAATGCATTGCCTGTAATGGATGCCACTGCCTACCGCAGTTATCTGGCAGACATGCTGCAAAGCAAAGGCATGAGCAGTGCTGCCATTGCCGCCATGCCTTTTATGATTGATGATAAAAACAATCCGCAATATTTTGCTACGCACAACAATAACAACTGGCAAAACAAAGTGTTGCAAAACAGCATCAATCAGAACTACTTTTTGAAAGTAACCGGTGGTGACAACATAGCAACTTATGCTTTGAGTATGGGCTTTGCCGACAACAAAGGTATCATCAAAAACACCGACATGAAACGCTACAATACCCGTTTCAATGCGGAGATGAATTTCTCTCAACGCTTTACCGGTACTGCCAATCTTTCATTTACCTACAACGAACAAAACCTGAAAGATCAGGGCATTGCCAACAATACAAACCCATTGTATCTGGCGTTGATAAAAGCACCATTTTACACCGACAGAGAAGTGAATGCATCAGGAGAGGTTTCGCCAAACGTGAGTGATGTAGATGGCCTGGGCGTAGGCAACCCCAGTGCATTGATTGATTTGATGCAGGCTTACAACAAGTACTATCGCTTCTTTGGTTCATTTGGTTTCAAGTATGAAATCAGCAATAAGCTTTCTGCCAGTACTTTGTTTGGTATTACATACGATAAAGTGCGGGAAAACATTTTTGTACCACGTAAAGGTGTGCAAGATGACACCACCGCCAATGCCATTATCGAAAGCCGCTTGGGTGCACAGGTAAAACGATTGTTTTCTTTGTACAGCGATACCCGCCTTAGCTACGACAACAAGCAGAATAAACATGGTTTCAAAGCGAACCTTGGCTTGCGTTATCAAAACAACAGTGCAGAGCAAGACATTGCCAGAACTTTCAACAGTGCTACAGATGAATTGGTAAGTGTACAAAATGGTGTGAGCTTGCTGCGTCAGGTTGGTGGTAATGTAGGTTCGTGGAACTGGATGAACATTTATGCCAACGCAGAATACAGCTATCGCAATCGTTTCTTCCTGTCGCTGAATGCGGCTATGGATGCGTCTTCTCGTTTTGGAAAGCAAGCATCGGAAGGCATCATGATCAATGACGTTCCATTTGCTGTAATGCCTTCCGTAGCTGCAGCCTGGTTGGTTTCATCAGAAAAATTCATGGCCAATTCTTCTATTTCGTTGTTGCGTTTCCGGGCCAGCTGGAGCAAAACCGGCAATGATGATATTGGCAACTATAACAGCCGCCAAACTTATGCCGTGCAGAACTTGCTGGGCATGCAAGGCCTGGTGCGCAGTGGTATTGCTAATCCAACATTGCAGTGGGAAAATGTACAACGCAATAACCTTGGCGTAGACCTCGGTTTGATGAATGACCGCATTCAGTTGTTTGCAGATGTATGGCAAAATAAAACCACTAAAATGCTGGTGTATGAGCAGCTGGCTACAGCCTCTGGTTTTAATACTGTACTCACCAACAACGGCGGTATGGAAACAAAAGGCATTGATCTTGCTCTGAATGTACGAGTAGTGAACAAGCCCAATCTGAAATGGGATGTGGCGGTGAATGCATCTACTTACGACAATAAAATGACGGCAGTTCCCGGTGGAAGTTTTGTTACACAATTTGCCGGCGCTGGCATTCTTACCAAAGAGGGTGAAGCAGCCAATCAGTTTTATGGTTTGCAGGCAACCGGTGTGTACAGCACGGATGCAGCAGCAGCTTCTGCGGGCTTGCAGCGCCGCATGGCCGATGGTTCGCTTCGTGCATTTACCGGAGGTGATGTAATATTCGCTGATTTGAACCGGGATAAAATTATTGACGACAACGACCGTACTGTCATTGGCAATGCTAACGCATCTTGGATTGGTGGTTTCAGCAACCGCGTAGCATGGAAGCGTTTTACCTTTGAAGCCTTGTTTACTTTCAGCAGTGGCAATGATGTATACAATTATTTGCGTCACCAACTGGAGTCGATGAGTAACACCAACAATCAGTTGCAAAGTGCCGGCAACCGTTGGAGAAGCAATGGTCAAATTACCAATACACCCAAAGCCAGCTACGGTGATCCCATGGGCAATGCACAGTTTAGCAGCCGCTGGATTGAAGATGGCTCTTACCTGAGACTTCGCACCCTCAGTGTATCATACAACGTGCCGGTAAGTGGCAAGGGGATGGTTAAAGATTTGAACATTTACCTGCATGGCAATAACCTGCTCACCTTTACGAAGTACCTGGGCTACGATCCTGAGTTTAGTGTAAATCCAAGTGTGTTTGCACAAGGTATTGATACAGGATTGACACCACAGTTTACCAGTGCCATGTTTGGTTTGAAACTCGGATTGTAA
- a CDS encoding RagB/SusD family nutrient uptake outer membrane protein, protein MKFILKYSLLLLLLASASSCKKWLELKPQDGIIREEFWKTKEQVDAAVTGIYSSMMGGTVSNNLAVERALPEYFFLWGEARADMIAPTARAAVEEIDFTTMNILPQNNIVNWRFVYQTINYCNTVIELAPGVLKLDPTFTQQQLDRAVGQAKAIRALMYFYLVRTFRDVPLKLTATVSDQDLTPIAKSPADSVLKQIVTDLKAAETGVPATYGSIGTDKGRITKYAVNALLADVYLWKDDYANAIAECDKIINSGQFGLVAGDASWFDKLFVTAASPEHIFAIQFDAQKINSFYFMHATAGRRWTAAAHLMEAVYGIDIVNAPPKVDIRGDGASLRAGDLTIWKYVGANSSNTLRSAEQSTAPWTFYRYAEVLLMKAEALNEQDKPLEAWELTKQVRERSGAFDFKGLPDSTSKQEMQTFLLEERQREFAFEGKRWFDVLRVAKRNNYQRLDLLLEMAGTSVPPDKQQSAFAKLKDKNSHYLPIYLYEVQTNKLLEQNPFYK, encoded by the coding sequence ATGAAATTCATTTTAAAATATTCACTCTTGTTGTTGCTGTTGGCTTCGGCTTCTTCCTGTAAGAAGTGGCTCGAACTAAAGCCCCAGGATGGCATCATCCGCGAAGAGTTTTGGAAAACAAAAGAGCAGGTGGATGCTGCTGTTACCGGTATTTACTCCAGCATGATGGGAGGTACGGTAAGCAACAATCTGGCTGTAGAAAGAGCATTACCCGAGTACTTCTTTTTGTGGGGTGAAGCACGTGCCGATATGATAGCGCCTACTGCAAGAGCTGCTGTAGAAGAAATCGATTTTACCACCATGAACATATTGCCGCAAAACAATATTGTGAACTGGCGGTTTGTGTATCAAACCATCAACTATTGCAATACGGTTATTGAACTGGCACCGGGTGTTTTGAAACTCGATCCCACGTTTACACAGCAGCAGCTGGACAGGGCAGTAGGGCAGGCCAAAGCCATTCGGGCTCTCATGTATTTTTATTTGGTAAGAACGTTCAGAGATGTACCGCTTAAATTGACGGCAACGGTTTCTGATCAGGATTTGACACCCATTGCCAAATCACCGGCCGACTCTGTACTCAAGCAAATTGTAACAGATTTGAAAGCTGCTGAAACAGGCGTACCGGCTACCTATGGCAGTATTGGCACCGACAAAGGACGCATTACCAAATATGCAGTAAATGCGCTGCTGGCCGATGTGTATCTCTGGAAAGATGATTATGCCAATGCCATAGCAGAATGCGATAAAATCATCAACTCTGGTCAGTTTGGTTTGGTGGCCGGCGATGCAAGCTGGTTCGACAAACTGTTTGTAACAGCCGCTTCTCCAGAGCACATTTTCGCCATTCAGTTTGATGCGCAAAAAATCAACTCCTTTTACTTTATGCATGCCACTGCAGGCCGCAGATGGACAGCCGCTGCACACCTGATGGAAGCAGTGTACGGCATTGATATTGTAAATGCACCACCCAAAGTAGATATCCGCGGTGATGGTGCTTCGCTCCGTGCCGGCGACCTTACCATTTGGAAATACGTAGGCGCCAATAGCAGCAATACATTACGCAGTGCAGAGCAATCTACTGCTCCATGGACTTTTTACCGCTATGCAGAAGTATTGCTGATGAAAGCAGAAGCACTGAATGAGCAAGACAAACCACTGGAAGCATGGGAGCTGACGAAGCAGGTTCGTGAACGTTCAGGTGCCTTCGATTTCAAAGGATTGCCCGATAGCACCAGCAAGCAGGAAATGCAAACGTTCTTACTGGAAGAAAGACAACGTGAATTTGCGTTTGAGGGCAAACGTTGGTTTGATGTGCTCCGTGTAGCCAAGCGCAACAATTATCAGCGGCTCGATTTGCTGTTGGAAATGGCAGGAACCAGTGTTCCTCCGGATAAACAACAATCAGCTTTTGCCAAACTCAAAGACAAAAACAGCCACTACTTACCAATATACCTGTATGAAGTTCAAACCAACAAACTGTTGGAACAGAATCCATTCTACAAATAA
- a CDS encoding fasciclin domain-containing protein — protein sequence MMKMRTYKWLLLGALSMGVACKKDWDQHNAVTGEGLNKTLKELMSGINNLSRFEQLLAQSSYANLLSSSKSFTVFAPTNQALTAIDPTITNDTARLNRFLANHIADLRYLTTDATDTLRVLMLNGKYNNFYNNKVEDAGITTANVIGKNGVIHVIDNMLPNRLNVWEILTTTAQVPAKQQALLSKMAYDGFDPSLAEQIGVDAITGQPIYKPGTGIVKRNKFWDKGV from the coding sequence ATGATGAAGATGCGAACATATAAATGGCTGCTGCTGGGTGCATTGAGCATGGGCGTTGCCTGTAAAAAAGATTGGGATCAGCACAATGCTGTAACCGGAGAAGGATTGAACAAGACACTGAAAGAACTGATGTCGGGCATCAACAACCTGAGTAGGTTCGAACAATTACTGGCGCAATCTTCTTACGCCAACCTGCTGTCTTCTTCCAAAAGTTTCACGGTGTTTGCGCCCACCAATCAGGCGCTTACAGCCATCGATCCTACCATTACTAATGATACTGCCCGGCTCAATCGTTTTTTAGCGAATCACATAGCCGATTTGCGGTATTTAACAACAGACGCAACCGACACGCTTCGTGTATTGATGCTGAATGGTAAGTACAATAATTTCTACAACAACAAAGTAGAAGATGCAGGAATTACCACTGCCAATGTAATCGGCAAAAATGGCGTAATACATGTTATAGATAACATGCTGCCCAACCGCCTGAATGTGTGGGAAATTCTCACTACAACGGCACAGGTGCCTGCCAAGCAGCAAGCATTACTTTCCAAAATGGCGTACGACGGATTTGATCCTTCGCTGGCTGAGCAAATTGGTGTGGATGCAATTACTGGTCAGCCCATTTACAAGCCTGGTACTGGTATTGTAAAGCGCAATAAGTTTTGGGACAAGGGTGTATGA
- a CDS encoding fasciclin domain-containing protein, producing the protein MKKQFLSLILLAVCGFSMVYVQSCKKEEYTISTTADVNIVGYLDKQPDSFSLFRQILDRTGTAAFLNAYGSYTCFAPTNSGVRQYLKDIGAASVEAVNVDTLKDLVRFHLLEDTISTGTFTDGKMPVPTMLGQYLITGVASKNDVSSYWINRQAFVLQSNVRVGNGIVHVIDNVLRAAKNSIAAQIEGKPEFGIFVQALKETGYYDLLNTVQTGTNRDWITVLAETNQSLADSGILSYAELKARYSQTGNPADKKDSLNMYVQYHILPGLKYLADVILNSSHLTLLPQEVVSAKLEDNMVLINDDIFNGIYEKGSELLRASSDNSAANGVWHTVRGHFVAKYRAPQAVFWDVSSFDEIRKLPQFYKKANTTFVKANDLDKPIKDIDWGYNSAGTTMTYSFSASSSITNRAVNNDVNILPLGPPLRALWWEYKTPVVVKGRYKVWVCYRTQRQSSSSTCVNNVRINGELMQRQLIFTEFIPSGTDAEREAIGWKRYTSTVDNNYASRLLGVVNIATTGRQVFRFEAVSGTQNTNNLDMIQFIPIDDNQILPRFAPDGTMVWQ; encoded by the coding sequence ATGAAAAAACAATTTCTATCACTCATTCTTCTCGCAGTTTGTGGCTTTAGCATGGTATATGTGCAAAGCTGCAAAAAGGAAGAGTACACTATATCCACCACAGCGGATGTAAACATTGTGGGATATCTGGACAAGCAGCCAGATAGCTTTTCATTGTTTCGCCAGATACTGGACAGAACAGGTACTGCGGCATTCCTGAATGCCTACGGTAGCTATACCTGCTTTGCGCCAACCAACAGCGGTGTTCGTCAATACCTGAAAGATATTGGTGCAGCCTCTGTAGAAGCAGTAAACGTAGATACGCTGAAAGACCTGGTGCGATTTCACTTGTTGGAAGACACAATTTCTACCGGCACCTTTACCGATGGTAAAATGCCAGTGCCTACCATGCTGGGCCAATACCTGATTACAGGTGTTGCCAGCAAAAATGATGTATCCAGCTACTGGATTAACCGTCAGGCATTTGTGCTGCAAAGCAATGTGCGGGTAGGCAATGGTATTGTGCATGTCATTGACAATGTATTGCGTGCCGCCAAAAACAGCATTGCTGCGCAAATTGAGGGCAAACCTGAGTTCGGCATTTTTGTACAGGCATTGAAAGAAACCGGTTATTACGATTTGCTCAATACTGTACAAACCGGCACCAACCGCGACTGGATTACCGTGTTGGCAGAAACCAATCAGTCGCTGGCGGATAGTGGTATCCTCAGCTATGCCGAACTGAAAGCGAGGTATTCACAAACCGGAAACCCTGCTGATAAAAAAGATAGCCTGAACATGTATGTGCAATACCACATTTTGCCAGGGCTGAAATATTTAGCGGATGTGATTTTGAACAGTTCGCACCTCACATTGCTGCCGCAGGAAGTGGTAAGTGCCAAATTGGAAGACAATATGGTACTCATCAACGATGACATCTTCAATGGTATATATGAAAAAGGTTCTGAACTGCTGAGAGCCAGTAGTGACAACTCTGCCGCCAATGGTGTATGGCATACGGTACGTGGTCATTTCGTAGCGAAGTATCGTGCTCCGCAAGCCGTGTTTTGGGATGTAAGTTCTTTCGATGAAATCAGGAAGCTGCCACAGTTTTACAAAAAGGCCAATACCACTTTTGTAAAAGCCAATGATTTGGACAAGCCCATCAAAGACATTGACTGGGGTTACAACTCTGCAGGTACAACTATGACCTACAGTTTCAGTGCATCATCTTCCATTACCAACCGTGCTGTAAACAATGACGTGAATATTTTGCCATTAGGACCTCCGCTTCGAGCATTGTGGTGGGAGTACAAAACTCCTGTAGTAGTAAAAGGCCGCTATAAAGTTTGGGTATGCTACCGTACACAACGTCAGAGTTCATCTTCTACTTGTGTCAACAACGTACGCATCAATGGCGAACTGATGCAGCGTCAGCTCATCTTCACTGAGTTTATACCAAGTGGTACAGATGCTGAACGTGAAGCCATTGGCTGGAAGCGTTACACATCTACTGTTGATAATAACTATGCATCACGTTTGTTGGGCGTTGTAAATATTGCCACTACAGGTCGTCAGGTATTTCGTTTTGAAGCTGTGTCGGGTACACAAAACACCAACAACCTCGACATGATTCAGTTTATACCTATTGACGACAATCAGATACTGCCCCGCTTTGCACCAGATGGTACAATGGTTTGGCAATAA
- a CDS encoding SusC/RagA family TonB-linked outer membrane protein, which yields MSKRMLNLLLPLCIAVLVANLSWAQAPAPAPAATSSNLVKGKVIDAKTKKPIQGASITEVDADGRFIKGGLTDIEGNYVVKVSSLKNKISISYIGYKTITENINGRTTINISLQEGETVDLGEAVVIATKRSDNGMVPIPERNLTTAVSKVSAKELEEMQAASIDQALQGRLAGVDITASSGDPGAAMNIRIRGTSTINGSGNPLIVVDGMPYETEIPGDFNFGNADEQGYAQLLNISPADIREITVLKDAAATAIWGSRAANGVLIITTKRGAKGKPTITYNFKGSASLLPAPIPMLDGGQYTTLIPEAFMNRNGSTLNSQAVREFNYDPNDPYWYYNYSNNTNWINEISRTGMLQDHTVSMTGGGEKAKYFASVGYFGQTGTTIGTDLQRINSRINLDYTVSDKIKFFTSIAFTHTDQSRNYLSSNDGAIRNVAYLKMPNMSVFEYDELGNLSPNYFSPAQNIQGQYSRIYNPVAMADKAKFSVLGERIVPRFQIDYDIVKRVLKATFDVQFDINNTKNSSFLPQIATGRPSTETVVNRAYDGDIDLFTVATKTSLVYTPQMKNRDHNVIAFLTLLSNDFKSVNQEVMVSNTPSSLLTDPSVGGRTQNQELRAVSGISQTRSIAGVLSAQYGFKDKYLINVTARGEGNSRFGPDYRYGLFPSVSLRWRLSEEFGLKNWKALDELSLRASYGQSGNAPRRDYTFYNTYNTYGWNYQGQSGVVPSNMELRNLRWETVHGSNIGANISLWKGRVRSDIEVYRNRTENLYFDGLQISSFYGFNNVNMNVGTLDNQGWEVAVWTIPYKSKQFTFGFDFNLSRNANIIREISEYYPSQRGNLSVNGEYLRMLQVNNPFGAFYGFRFKGVYPDKESTVARGQDGKQIIGPNGQTIYMRFNYPSIDYVFQPGDAMYEDINNDGNINYMDVVYLGNSNPTLSGGFGPSFTFGSSLRISAFFNFRYKYDVVNGTQMLTTSMFNFDNQSTATLRRWRKEGDVTDIPRAVINAGYNWLGSSRYVEDASFVRFRTITARYTFNKKVLGKLKMKSLSAFVTGENLFTLTKYKGQDPEVSMRGADPFRVAIDYTMTPPARIFTLGLQAGF from the coding sequence ATGAGCAAGAGAATGTTGAACCTACTGCTGCCATTGTGTATAGCAGTGCTGGTGGCCAACCTAAGCTGGGCACAGGCTCCGGCACCGGCGCCAGCAGCTACTTCATCCAACCTGGTGAAGGGTAAGGTGATAGATGCAAAAACCAAAAAGCCGATTCAGGGGGCATCTATAACAGAAGTAGATGCCGATGGTCGTTTCATCAAAGGTGGCCTCACCGATATTGAAGGCAACTATGTGGTGAAAGTGAGCAGCCTGAAAAACAAGATTTCGATTTCTTACATCGGCTACAAAACCATTACCGAAAACATCAATGGCCGCACCACCATTAATATTTCCTTGCAAGAAGGTGAAACGGTTGACCTTGGTGAAGCTGTGGTAATTGCTACCAAACGCAGCGACAATGGTATGGTGCCCATTCCTGAAAGAAACCTTACTACTGCGGTATCTAAAGTAAGTGCCAAAGAACTTGAAGAAATGCAGGCCGCCAGTATCGACCAGGCTTTGCAAGGTCGTTTGGCAGGTGTTGATATTACGGCTTCCAGCGGCGACCCCGGTGCTGCTATGAACATCCGCATTCGTGGTACATCTACCATCAATGGCTCGGGCAATCCACTGATTGTGGTGGATGGCATGCCATACGAAACTGAAATTCCCGGCGATTTCAACTTTGGCAATGCCGATGAACAAGGCTATGCGCAGCTCCTCAATATTTCACCTGCAGACATTCGTGAAATCACGGTATTGAAAGATGCTGCTGCAACAGCCATTTGGGGTTCAAGAGCGGCCAATGGTGTACTCATCATTACCACCAAGCGTGGCGCCAAAGGCAAGCCAACCATTACCTACAACTTCAAAGGTTCTGCCAGTTTGTTGCCTGCTCCCATTCCCATGTTGGATGGTGGTCAGTACACCACGCTTATTCCTGAAGCTTTCATGAACAGGAATGGTAGTACGCTCAACTCGCAGGCTGTACGTGAGTTTAACTACGATCCCAATGATCCTTACTGGTATTACAACTACAGCAACAATACCAACTGGATAAATGAAATTTCAAGAACAGGTATGTTGCAAGACCACACCGTATCTATGACAGGTGGTGGTGAAAAAGCAAAATACTTTGCATCGGTTGGTTACTTCGGACAAACAGGTACCACCATTGGTACAGACCTGCAGCGTATCAACTCTCGTATCAACCTTGATTATACGGTATCAGACAAGATTAAATTTTTCACCAGCATCGCCTTTACACATACCGATCAGAGCCGCAACTACCTGAGCTCAAATGATGGTGCTATCCGCAACGTGGCGTATTTGAAAATGCCCAACATGAGTGTGTTTGAATACGATGAACTGGGCAATTTGTCACCCAACTATTTTTCGCCGGCGCAAAATATTCAGGGTCAGTATAGCCGCATTTACAACCCCGTAGCCATGGCCGATAAAGCCAAGTTTAGTGTGTTGGGCGAAAGAATTGTACCACGTTTTCAAATTGATTATGATATCGTGAAGCGGGTATTGAAAGCCACATTTGATGTGCAGTTCGATATCAACAATACCAAAAACAGCAGCTTCCTGCCACAAATTGCCACGGGTCGTCCTTCTACCGAAACGGTAGTGAACCGTGCTTATGATGGCGATATTGATTTGTTTACGGTGGCTACCAAAACCAGTTTGGTATACACGCCGCAAATGAAGAACAGAGATCATAACGTGATTGCATTTCTGACATTGCTCAGCAACGATTTCAAATCGGTGAATCAGGAAGTAATGGTATCGAACACACCCTCTTCATTGCTGACTGATCCCAGTGTTGGCGGCCGTACGCAAAACCAGGAACTCCGTGCTGTGTCTGGCATCAGCCAAACCCGCAGTATTGCTGGTGTACTGAGTGCTCAGTATGGTTTTAAAGACAAGTATCTGATTAACGTAACTGCACGTGGCGAAGGCAACTCACGTTTCGGTCCCGATTACCGGTATGGTTTGTTTCCATCGGTATCGCTCCGCTGGCGCCTGAGTGAAGAGTTTGGTTTGAAAAACTGGAAAGCCCTCGATGAATTGAGCTTGCGTGCCAGCTACGGCCAAAGTGGTAATGCACCCCGCAGAGATTATACTTTTTACAACACGTACAATACCTACGGCTGGAACTATCAGGGACAAAGTGGGGTAGTACCATCTAACATGGAGCTGCGCAACCTGCGTTGGGAAACGGTACATGGTAGCAACATTGGTGCCAACATCAGCCTGTGGAAAGGCCGTGTAAGAAGTGACATTGAAGTGTACCGCAACCGTACAGAAAACCTGTATTTCGATGGACTGCAAATTTCTTCGTTCTATGGTTTCAACAATGTAAACATGAACGTGGGTACGCTAGACAACCAAGGTTGGGAAGTAGCCGTATGGACCATTCCTTACAAGTCGAAGCAGTTTACTTTCGGATTTGATTTCAACCTCAGCCGCAACGCCAATATCATTCGTGAAATTTCTGAGTACTATCCAAGTCAGCGGGGCAACCTGTCTGTAAATGGTGAGTACCTCCGCATGCTGCAGGTTAACAATCCATTTGGTGCATTCTATGGTTTCCGTTTCAAAGGGGTTTATCCTGATAAGGAATCTACCGTTGCCCGAGGACAAGATGGTAAGCAAATCATTGGCCCCAATGGTCAAACCATTTACATGCGTTTCAACTACCCGTCTATTGATTATGTTTTTCAGCCTGGAGATGCCATGTATGAAGACATCAACAATGATGGCAACATCAACTACATGGATGTGGTGTACCTCGGTAATAGCAACCCCACATTGTCTGGTGGCTTTGGTCCCTCATTCACCTTTGGTAGTTCATTGCGCATTTCTGCATTCTTCAACTTCCGTTACAAATACGACGTAGTAAATGGTACGCAAATGCTGACCACCAGCATGTTCAACTTCGACAACCAGAGCACTGCAACACTACGCCGCTGGAGAAAAGAAGGTGATGTAACTGATATTCCAAGAGCAGTTATTAATGCCGGTTACAATTGGCTGGGAAGCAGCCGCTATGTAGAAGATGCATCGTTTGTTCGCTTCCGTACCATTACGGCCCGCTACACCTTCAATAAAAAAGTGTTGGGTAAGCTGAAGATGAAATCGCTGAGTGCATTTGTAACTGGCGAAAACCTCTTTACACTCACCAAGTATAAAGGTCAGGATCCGGAAGTGAGCATGCGTGGTGCCGATCCGTTCCGTGTGGCCATTGACTATACCATGACGCCACCTGCCCGCATTTTCACCCTTGGCCTGCAGGCTGGTTTCTAA